A window of Choristoneura fumiferana chromosome 8, NRCan_CFum_1, whole genome shotgun sequence contains these coding sequences:
- the LOC141430359 gene encoding LOW QUALITY PROTEIN: F-box/LRR-repeat protein 16-like (The sequence of the model RefSeq protein was modified relative to this genomic sequence to represent the inferred CDS: inserted 2 bases in 2 codons), whose translation MSSVSAQGVVERASAELSRRITGLGLRGXRRSPGVVERVANALCGPAAXAAPRVPRRRRPSPRPLVWAQYIQEERFLEKFFLYFNANDRRTLAQVCTKWRDTLYSSPRWWSGLVAVLDCRELRSATGVCMQRFYNSLVRRGIRGVVLVSASDDDINEFIRQFPLSAHHVHAISLKGCTITDRGLEAILDHLQVLFELELTGCNEITEAGLWACLTPRIVSLTLTDCINIADEAVGAVAQLLPSLYEFSLQAYHVTDAALGYFSPKQSASLSVLRLHSCWELTNHGVVNIVHSLPNLTVLSLSGCSKVTDEGVELVAENLPRLRSLDLSWCPRVTDNALEYIACDLNHLEELTLDRCVHITDIGVGYISTMQSLVALFLRWCSQLRDFGVQHLCGMRSLQLLSLAGCPLLTSGGLSSLIQLRQLRELELTNCPGASPELFDYLHEHLPRCLIIE comes from the exons ATGTCGTCGGTGTCGGCGCAAGGCGTGGTGGAGCGCGCGTCGGCTGAGCTGTCGCGCCGCATCACGGGACTGGGgctgcgcg ggcggcgctcgcCCGGCGTGGTGGAGCGCGTCGCCAACGCGCTGTGCGGGCCCGCCG ACGCCGCGCCCCGCGTCCCGCGACGCCGGCGCCCCTCACCCCGACCCCTCGTCTGGGCCCAGTACATACAAGAAGAGAGATTCCTGGAAAAATTCTTCTTGTACTTCAACGCCAACGACCGACGGACGCTCGCGCAAGTGTGCACCAAGTGGCGCGACACGCTATACTCGTCGCCGCGCTGGTGGAGCGGCCTGGTCGCTGTGCTCGACTGCCGTGAGCTCCGCTCCGCGACCGGCGTCTGTATGCAAAGGTTCTACAATTCCTTAGTTAGGAGAGGAATCCGCGGGGTTGTGTTAGTTTCAGCTAGTGATGATGAtattaatgaatttataagacAGTTTCCTCTATCAGCTCACCATGTTCACGCTATTAGCCTAAAGGGATGCACGATAACAGATAGAGGACTTGAAGCGATCTTGGATCACTTGCAG GTTCTTTTTGAACTAGAACTAACTGGTTGCAATGAAATAACAGAAGCTGGTTTATGGGCATGCCTAACTCCACGAATTGTCTCACTCACGCTTACTGACTGCATTAACATTGCTGATGAAGCC GTTGGTGCCGTGGCGCAACTCCTGCCGTCGCTGTACGAGTTCTCTCTCCAAGCATACCACGTGACGGATGCGGCGCTCGGATATTTCTCGCCCAAGCAGAGCGCCTCACTGAGTGTATTAAGACTGCACAGCTGTTGGGAGCTCACCAATCATGGAGTCGTTAATATTG TGCACTCCCTCCCCAACCTGACGGTGCTGTCGCTGAGCGGCTGCAGCAAGGTGACGGACGAGGGCGTGGAGCTGGTCGCGGAGAACCTGCCGCGCCTGCGCAGTCTCGACCTCAGCTGGTGCCCGCGCGTCACCGACAACGCGCTCGAGTACATCGCCTGCGACCTGAATCACCTCGAGGAGCTCACTCTAGACCG TTGCGTGCACATAACAGACATCGGCGTGGGCTACATAAGCACGATGCAGTCGCTGGTAGCGCTGTTTTTGCGCTGGTGCTCGCAGCTGCGCGACTTTGGGGTGCAACATCTCTGCGGGATGCGCTCGCTTCAGCTACTATCACTTGCAG GTTGTCCGCTACTGACTTCAGGCGGTCTGTCTAGCTTGATTCAGTTGAGACAGTTGAGAGAACTGGAACTTACCAACTGCCCCGGCGCCTCCCCAGAACTGTTTGACTATCTCCACGAGCATCTGCCGCGCTGCCTCATCATAGAATAA